The window GTTCCGAAGCTACGTCCTTACGGACGGGGCCGGAGAGGCCGCTCCGGTCCACTCCATCTCCGCGGGGCTCGACTACCCCGGTGTGGGGCCGGAGCACGCCCACCTGAAGGACACGGGACGTGCGCGCTACGAGCGGGTCAGCGACGAGGAGGCGCTCTCGGCCTTCCGTACCCTCTGCCGCAGGGAGGGCATCCTGCCTGCGCTCGAGAGCAGCCACGCGCTGGCCTATGCCCTGCGCGTCCTGCCGGGGCTCGAGAAAAACGAGACGGTCCTGGTCAACCTCTCGGGCCGCGGGGATAAGGATTTTCACGTCATCCCGGAGGCGTACAAGAGCTGAGGGCCTGACGGGCCGCTGAGCCAGCGGGCAGGACGCGCTATAATGAAGGCTTGGGAAAGGGCTCGGACCTTCCGGGCGTTTCCTTTCGCACCTTCAAGGGGAAAGGCGGGCTGAGGCGGTTGATCGCTGCGGTTATCTTCGATATGGACGGATTGATGTTCGACACGGAGGCCCTGAACATGAAGGGCTGGATGGAAGCCGGACGCCGGCATGGCTACGAGATGACGGAGGAGGTCGTGTACGGCCACATCGGCGCCAATCTTGCCACCACTCGGCGCCTGATGACCGAGCACTTCGGGCCCGGTTTCGATTTCGACGCCGTACGGGCGGACCGGGTGGCGTGGGCCTTCGCTCAGATCGAACGGAACGGCATGCCCGAAAAGCCCGGGCTTCGGGAATTGCTTGCCTGGCTGAGAGGAAAGGCGCTGAGGACGGCCATAGCCACGTCCAGCGAACGGCGATTTGTCGATTTTTACCTGGCGCACGCCGATCTGGGGCATTCCTTCGACGCGATCGTCACCGGCGACCGGGTGGCTCGGAGCAAGCCGGCCCCCGACATCTTTCTTCAGGCCGCCTCCGAGCTTTGCGCCACGCCCGCGGACTGCGTGGTCCTGGAGGACTCCTACAACG of the Fretibacterium sp. OH1220_COT-178 genome contains:
- a CDS encoding HAD family hydrolase, whose protein sequence is MIAAVIFDMDGLMFDTEALNMKGWMEAGRRHGYEMTEEVVYGHIGANLATTRRLMTEHFGPGFDFDAVRADRVAWAFAQIERNGMPEKPGLRELLAWLRGKALRTAIATSSERRFVDFYLAHADLGHSFDAIVTGDRVARSKPAPDIFLQAASELCATPADCVVLEDSYNGIKAAHAAGMRPVMIPDLLPPIPEVEPLLYGRVDSLSGVIPILEALDRA